The Bacteroidota bacterium nucleotide sequence TTCCAATCAATTTCTTCATGGGATGATTATTTATTTGGCTCAAAATTAATTCGATAGTGATTTAATTCAGAAAGAATAAACACACAGAATGTTTATAAAAAAAGCCCAATCGTAATATGATCAGGCTTTTTTCGGAATTCAGTGTAAGATTTATTTACCGACTACTTTCTTGAATGCATTTTCAACATCACCTGGAGTCGACATGATTTTAGTAAATGTTCCCATGGTTAATTCAGGCCAATAAAGAGCTATTCTATATCGTCCATGCAACATGGTAGCTTTGCTTCCTTCTAATATAATTTCATAAGGCATGCAAGCAATATGCTTTTCGCCAATAATTGGAAGAAAATGAGCCTCTCCCGTATTTTTGTCATTTAATGCAATGCCAAACACAGCAACTTCTTGTTTTGGGAAGGTAAGCGTATATACTTTCGCTGTGTTGCCTACTTTATTTTGCAAGTTTTTCTTAATAATTTCCAAGCCTTCATTAAAAGAATTAAAGGTGGCTAATTCAACAGGATCGGTAAAATAAGGCATACCCATCATGTAATGGTATTTATGAAGATCGCTGGCACTTTTTTGACCACCAAAGGCAGTGAAATCAGTTCCAACAGATTTTAATGCAGTTTTGACATCATCAGTAATGATGTTTAATTTACTAGAATAAGAGGAGTAATTTTCTCTATAATAAGCATTAAACATATAATCTGGATTGAGTAAACTAACTTCAACCGAACCATCCTTATGAATAAGACTAACTTTTAGCATAGCTCCAAGCAATCCCCTGTCTTTAATGTTTATTGCTACATTGTAGAGGTCTTTCCGGCTGAATGCAATTACATAATAATCGGCATTTGCAGCAGGATGATATTTTCCATAAATAGTAAAATCTTTTGATTGAAGTGCAGAAACAACTGTGGCAGATACTGTTGATATCGAGCCTTTTATGTCGCCTATTTTGTAGTAGGGAGAAATTTTGTCTTGAGCAAACGTATTGCTAATAACAAAAAGGGCACAAACCATTAATAAACCTCTCATAATCTTTGATTTCATTGTTTTTAATTTAGTTTTTGATGCTCAAATATACATATTAAAATAATAAGGGATTAAAATATATGAATGATAATTGTCATGTTCATAAAAGGTCAAAAATTGTGGATTATCCTGCGAATGTGAATGCATATCTTTGTTATTATATCTCAATAAGGATTTCATTGAAAACATGATAATTATAGGAATAACAGGAACCATAGGTGCTGGAAAAGGAACAATTGTCGATTATCTGCTGAATGAATTGAATTTCAAACATTTTTCTGTCAGATCATTTCTGACAAATGAAATTGAGCGTAGAGGATTGACGATCAACAGGGATAATATGGTTCTGATTGCAAACGAATTAAGAGCAAAATATTCTCCAGCTTATATTATTGAGCAACTGTATAATCAAGCAGCAACATGTGGAGAAAACTGTGTAATTGAAAGTATCAGAACACTTGGAGAAATTGAATTGTTAAGAACAAAATCAAATTTTAGTCTATTAGCTGTAGATGCTGATCCAATTATTCGGTATGAGAGAATTCATCAGCGGCAATCGGAAACCGATAATATTTCTTTTGAAGAGTTTTTAAGCAATGAGAAAAGAGAAATGATTTCATCCGATCCTAATAAACAGAATTTATCAGTATGCATTGAAAATGCAGATTATCAATTAATGAATAATGGCGATTTGAATGGATTGTATCTGCAATTAAAGAAGATTTTAGAAGAAATAATATAATGGATAATCAAGATAATTATTTACGTCCTTCCTGGGACGACTATTTTTTAGGCATTTCTCAAACCGTGGCAACACGGGCAACCTGTAACAGAGGGCGAAGTGGTTGTGTAATTGTCAGAAATAAACAGATTCTGGTAACGGGTTATGTAGGTTCTCCAATGGGGCTTCCTCATTGCGATGATGTAGGGCATCAAATGAAAAAAGTTGTTCATGAAGATGGACATATAACGCAACATTGTGTAAGAACTGTACATGCTGAGCAAAATGCAATTACTCAGGCAGCTAAACTGGGGATTTCAATTAAGGATGCCACATTGTATTGTAAAATGACACCTTGTAGAACTTGCGCCATGCTAATTATCAACTGTGGAATTACTCGAGTTGTTTGTGAAAAAAAGTATCATGCAGGAAGTGAGTCAGAGGAAATGTTCAAAATGGCTAATGTTGAATTAATATTTAAAATAGAGGAAGTAGAACAGTATAAAAATCAATAGGCAAATTGTTTCAATTTTTCCCGGCTTCGGTGATTTTGAAGATTTTTGACTTCAGTTTATTATACCTTTTTCGGAATTCCTTCATGTGTTTTTTTGTTTTTTCATGGTCAACATATTCATGCTGACTTGAAAACTCATTCTCATCATAAACAGCTAATTCATCTTTTGGAAAGGAATCTTTCATAAACATTTCATGCGTGTTTATTGTTTCTTTGGTATCGATAAGAAATCGAAGATTATGATCCAGGTGATTAAGGTATTTAATGGTTTTGTCATTTTTGTCGGGCGATAATTCAGATTGACTGACTGGAATAAGGCTTTTTAAAAACTTAATTTCAGCTATATAAAATTTTATCTCAGATAACCATGCTACATGATCTTCATGTAATTTTTGAATCGAGGAATTGTCCATATTCGTAGATTATTTAAAATGCGACAAAACAAGTTTGACTCTTATCAAATATACTAAATTTTTGCCAAACAGCTCAAATTAAAAGGAATTAGTTAACTAACTTTGCATGTATCTTTAATGCCACCAACCTACTAAAATAAGGAAAGTGAAA carries:
- a CDS encoding cell division protein DedD → MDNQDNYLRPSWDDYFLGISQTVATRATCNRGRSGCVIVRNKQILVTGYVGSPMGLPHCDDVGHQMKKVVHEDGHITQHCVRTVHAEQNAITQAAKLGISIKDATLYCKMTPCRTCAMLIINCGITRVVCEKKYHAGSESEEMFKMANVELIFKIEEVEQYKNQ
- a CDS encoding AAA family ATPase, producing MIIIGITGTIGAGKGTIVDYLLNELNFKHFSVRSFLTNEIERRGLTINRDNMVLIANELRAKYSPAYIIEQLYNQAATCGENCVIESIRTLGEIELLRTKSNFSLLAVDADPIIRYERIHQRQSETDNISFEEFLSNEKREMISSDPNKQNLSVCIENADYQLMNNGDLNGLYLQLKKILEEII